A section of the Candidatus Binataceae bacterium genome encodes:
- a CDS encoding aminoglycoside phosphotransferase family protein, translating to MDASKVDALIRSINHARDVEYTLVERANSGESGAWIIVDPAERRFILKAGSGVEFRPKVAADITKTLRSLDYPAPQYELIGSFEEDRYAIQELMPGARLLDRELTPQIISRLVELTRIQRGRSDSPNAQWKAELKRSLTEGFQDYCRLDALREDSPDFLQFLQGIVEANLDAPHPANDIVHWDFHQGNILVEGNRVTGVVDWDGVRTGDASFDLATLLFYLYPHPEVRKPFHDEALAHSSRGAFQIYLAHMIIRQLDWSIRNHPPPTLAYFRGIADGIVRDFLS from the coding sequence ATGGACGCGTCGAAAGTCGATGCGCTGATTCGATCGATCAATCATGCGCGAGACGTCGAATACACCCTCGTCGAGCGGGCCAACTCCGGCGAATCGGGCGCATGGATCATCGTCGATCCGGCGGAACGCCGGTTCATTCTGAAGGCCGGCAGCGGCGTCGAATTCCGGCCGAAAGTTGCTGCGGACATCACAAAGACGTTGCGCAGCCTCGATTATCCGGCACCTCAATATGAGCTAATCGGCTCGTTCGAGGAGGATCGCTACGCGATCCAGGAGTTGATGCCCGGAGCGCGTCTGCTTGACAGGGAGTTGACGCCGCAAATCATAAGCCGTCTGGTCGAGCTCACTCGCATCCAGCGCGGCCGCTCGGATTCTCCCAACGCTCAGTGGAAAGCCGAGCTGAAGCGCTCACTGACGGAAGGGTTCCAAGACTACTGCCGCCTCGACGCGCTGCGCGAGGACTCTCCGGACTTCCTGCAGTTTCTACAAGGGATTGTGGAGGCGAACCTCGATGCGCCGCATCCCGCAAACGACATCGTTCACTGGGACTTTCACCAAGGCAATATCCTTGTAGAAGGCAATCGCGTGACCGGCGTGGTCGATTGGGACGGCGTGCGGACGGGCGACGCGTCTTTCGATCTCGCGACCCTGCTCTTCTACCTCTATCCGCATCCTGAAGTGAGAAAGCCGTTTCACGACGAGGCGTTAGCACATTCGAGCCGCGGCGCGTTTCAGATTTACCTGGCGCATATGATCATTCGTCAGCTCGACTGGTCGATTCGTAACCATCCGCCGCCGACACTCGCCTATTTTCGCGGGATCGCCGACGGCATCGTGCGTGACTTTCTGTCTTAG
- a CDS encoding peptidylprolyl isomerase: MTLYKRTLAVVIALTIFAAAPRSRAQQLGQSGLTWQQRFLGIIPLIKPDPKDPVVVTVNGTAITAAEIGDFAKTEASMINATSTEENKAVWKDATENLINRTLLYEEAQRRKIAVSDGEAAQRAREFQVESPGGESVAQGNAPDPQLLDGVRESMMIEKMLDTDFSAQHAQPTEQEIAQYYDQHKDLFIKDPGAVRIAHIAVKLPPNATDAQKKAAYEKIMKLYAQAQKTKDFGALAKKVSEDTETAPKGGDLGTFRPGQLPPVVDKLVFSTPVGQISQVIESNLGYSFIKVISRQGETYAPLSEVKAKIAIMLLDYKEEDLVKALVRNLQKSAKIDFRNPPNAPAGT; this comes from the coding sequence ATGACCTTGTACAAAAGGACTCTGGCCGTGGTGATCGCGCTCACGATTTTCGCCGCGGCGCCGCGCTCGCGCGCGCAGCAACTCGGACAATCGGGGCTCACCTGGCAGCAGCGTTTCCTCGGCATCATCCCGCTCATCAAACCCGATCCGAAAGATCCCGTCGTCGTCACGGTCAATGGCACGGCAATCACGGCGGCTGAGATCGGCGACTTCGCGAAGACCGAGGCCTCGATGATCAACGCCACCTCAACCGAAGAGAACAAGGCGGTCTGGAAAGATGCGACCGAGAACCTGATCAATCGGACGTTGCTCTACGAGGAGGCGCAGCGCCGCAAGATCGCGGTTTCGGACGGCGAAGCGGCGCAGCGCGCGCGCGAGTTCCAGGTCGAAAGTCCGGGCGGGGAAAGCGTCGCACAGGGCAACGCACCCGATCCGCAACTGCTCGACGGCGTGCGCGAATCGATGATGATCGAGAAGATGCTCGATACCGATTTCAGTGCCCAGCACGCGCAACCTACGGAGCAAGAGATCGCGCAGTACTACGATCAGCACAAGGACCTGTTCATCAAGGATCCGGGCGCGGTGCGAATCGCGCATATCGCGGTGAAGCTGCCGCCCAACGCGACCGACGCGCAAAAGAAGGCAGCCTATGAGAAGATCATGAAACTCTACGCCCAGGCGCAGAAGACCAAGGACTTCGGCGCGTTGGCCAAGAAGGTCTCCGAGGACACCGAAACCGCCCCCAAGGGCGGCGATCTCGGCACCTTCCGCCCGGGACAATTGCCGCCCGTGGTGGACAAGCTGGTGTTCTCGACCCCGGTCGGGCAGATCTCGCAGGTAATTGAATCGAACCTGGGCTACAGCTTCATCAAGGTAATCTCGCGCCAGGGCGAGACCTACGCGCCGCTCAGCGAAGTGAAAGCCAAGATCGCGATCATGCTGCTCGACTACAAGGAAGAGGACCTGGTCAAAGCGCTGGTCCGCAACCTGCAAAAGTCGGCCAAGATCGATTTCAGGAATCCACCCAACGCCCCCGCCGGCACTTGA
- a CDS encoding NRDE family protein: MCTLAIYFQATADYPVVIAANRDEFLNRPADNPTTLFISPHIVGGKDLQAGGTWLGMNEYGLVAGLLNRRAENGANEQARSRGLLTFDALKRACAAEATAFASREQASNYNPFNLLLASREAAFVAYNRVGAAAIEIVSLHPGLHLLSNLDVNDLECPKISASHAKFAALGESEAFRRDPLSCRKELAALLADHNTQLDPRSGRPNALCLHLDNYGTRCSSMIFIGKEPGNVHHFFAPGPPCRTDYAPAIVPAQSSASK; this comes from the coding sequence ATGTGTACGCTTGCTATCTACTTTCAGGCGACTGCCGACTATCCCGTGGTGATAGCGGCAAATCGCGACGAGTTTCTAAATCGCCCCGCCGACAATCCGACGACGCTCTTCATCAGTCCGCATATCGTCGGAGGCAAGGACCTCCAAGCCGGAGGCACCTGGCTCGGGATGAACGAGTATGGCCTCGTGGCCGGGCTCCTCAACCGGCGCGCGGAGAACGGCGCCAACGAGCAGGCGCGCTCACGGGGGCTGCTGACGTTCGACGCGCTCAAGCGCGCGTGCGCGGCCGAGGCGACGGCATTCGCCTCGCGCGAGCAGGCCTCGAACTACAATCCCTTCAATCTTCTGTTGGCGTCGCGCGAGGCGGCGTTCGTTGCTTACAACCGCGTGGGCGCGGCGGCGATTGAGATCGTATCTCTGCATCCCGGACTGCACCTGCTTTCCAACCTCGACGTGAACGATCTCGAATGTCCGAAGATCAGCGCCTCGCACGCGAAGTTCGCTGCCCTCGGCGAATCCGAAGCGTTTCGCCGCGACCCGCTCTCGTGCCGCAAGGAACTCGCCGCCCTGCTCGCCGATCACAATACGCAACTCGATCCGCGCAGCGGCCGTCCCAACGCGCTATGCCTTCATCTCGACAACTACGGCACGCGATGCTCGAGCATGATTTTCATCGGCAAGGAGCCGGGCAACGTTCATCACTTTTTCGCGCCCGGGCCGCCGTGCCGCACTGACTACGCGCCCGCGATTGTGCCGGCTCAGTCTTCGGCTTCGAAATAG
- a CDS encoding FAD-dependent oxidoreductase, protein MDPHEKFDVIMIGAGIVGSSLAMALSERGLRTLTVDIDLSGRLSSSEKNAGGVRATWWQPVNVTLCRASIEYYERVRDEVGFRQKGYLWLYDAETWPQALDHVPMQRGLGHPIETLTAAQVNQRVAEIDKLEGIAGATFSPSDGLINPNLLKEHYRHRALARGAQFIDRVYVLAIEAGASGVRLECWQSDEPLTDEGLARIMTQDGPGEAETGRLFELNADSIVLTSGAWAPAVLRELGMRNFSTPIRRQICLVDNRMTNLGNHGMIVDTSGVYFHNEGVHILAGYSPEDEPPGYHFNYDGEPFFMNEIWPRLYARMSCMERLRHVTGWAGLYEVSPDRSAIVGRAAARVYEAHSFSGRGVMQSYGAGQALAELIATDKYGALDATALSRDRFDRGEQAWEQLHI, encoded by the coding sequence GTGGACCCGCACGAGAAATTCGACGTGATCATGATCGGCGCCGGTATCGTCGGCAGTTCGCTTGCGATGGCGCTGTCGGAGCGGGGGCTCAGGACGCTCACGGTCGATATCGATCTCAGCGGGCGGCTCAGCTCGAGCGAGAAAAACGCCGGCGGCGTGCGCGCTACGTGGTGGCAGCCAGTTAACGTCACGCTCTGCCGCGCGTCGATCGAATATTACGAGCGCGTGCGCGACGAAGTTGGCTTCCGGCAGAAGGGCTACCTGTGGCTCTACGACGCCGAAACGTGGCCGCAGGCCCTCGATCATGTCCCGATGCAGCGCGGCCTCGGCCATCCGATCGAAACGCTGACGGCGGCCCAGGTGAATCAGCGCGTTGCCGAAATCGATAAGCTCGAAGGAATCGCGGGCGCGACGTTTTCGCCGAGCGACGGACTCATCAATCCCAACCTGCTGAAGGAGCACTATCGGCATCGCGCGCTGGCGCGCGGTGCGCAGTTTATCGACCGCGTCTATGTCCTCGCGATCGAGGCCGGCGCGTCGGGCGTGCGGCTCGAATGCTGGCAATCCGATGAGCCGCTCACCGACGAGGGTCTCGCGCGTATCATGACGCAGGATGGCCCCGGCGAGGCGGAGACAGGGCGCCTCTTCGAGCTGAATGCCGACTCGATCGTGCTGACCAGCGGCGCATGGGCGCCAGCCGTTCTGCGCGAGCTGGGAATGCGCAACTTCAGCACGCCGATCCGGCGGCAGATCTGCCTCGTTGACAATCGGATGACAAATCTCGGCAACCACGGGATGATCGTCGATACCTCGGGCGTGTATTTCCACAACGAGGGCGTGCACATCCTGGCCGGCTATTCGCCCGAGGATGAGCCACCGGGCTATCACTTCAACTACGACGGCGAGCCATTTTTCATGAACGAGATCTGGCCGCGGCTTTACGCGCGAATGAGCTGTATGGAACGGCTGCGGCACGTCACGGGATGGGCCGGGCTGTACGAGGTGAGCCCCGATCGCAGCGCGATCGTCGGGCGCGCCGCGGCGAGGGTTTATGAAGCGCACTCATTCAGCGGCCGCGGCGTGATGCAATCCTACGGCGCCGGCCAGGCGCTGGCAGAGCTGATCGCGACCGACAAATACGGCGCGCTCGACGCGACCGCGCTGAGCCGCGATCGCTTCGATCGCGGCGAACAAGCCTGGGAACAGTTGCATATCTGA
- a CDS encoding glutathione S-transferase family protein — protein MRGRQEQSMQAVQIIGSFLSPYVRKVLVVMDLKEIPYEIDPIVPFFGDDRFSELSPLRRIPVLIDDRVTLPDSSVICQYLEDRYPEPRLYPSGIADRARGRWFEEYADSRMGEVFIWQLFNEVAIKPAVWGERTDDVAVAKTLDDDIPKVLDYLELHAPIDSFIFGDVSIADISIACFFRNAAFARFRIDAARWPLTAAYIDRVLKLDSFEKLKPIEDRLVRTPLPQTRTVLAEMGVPLTRETYGTSSPRRGLMRID, from the coding sequence ATGCGCGGACGGCAGGAACAATCAATGCAAGCGGTTCAAATCATCGGAAGCTTTCTTTCACCATACGTCCGGAAGGTCCTCGTTGTGATGGATCTGAAAGAGATTCCCTACGAGATCGATCCGATCGTCCCGTTTTTCGGTGATGATCGATTTTCAGAGCTGAGTCCCCTGCGGCGGATACCGGTGCTGATCGATGATCGAGTCACGCTGCCCGACTCCTCGGTCATCTGCCAGTACCTGGAAGATCGCTACCCGGAGCCGCGCCTCTATCCGTCCGGCATTGCCGACCGCGCACGCGGGCGATGGTTCGAGGAATACGCCGACTCAAGAATGGGCGAGGTGTTCATCTGGCAACTGTTTAACGAGGTCGCGATCAAGCCCGCGGTATGGGGCGAACGCACTGATGACGTCGCAGTGGCAAAGACGCTCGACGATGACATTCCGAAAGTCCTTGACTACCTCGAGTTACATGCTCCGATCGACTCTTTCATCTTCGGCGACGTGTCGATCGCCGATATCAGCATCGCATGCTTCTTTCGCAACGCCGCCTTCGCACGTTTTCGAATCGACGCGGCGCGATGGCCTCTGACCGCGGCGTATATCGACCGCGTACTGAAGCTCGACAGCTTCGAGAAACTGAAACCGATCGAAGATCGCCTCGTTCGCACGCCGCTTCCGCAGACGCGCACCGTGCTCGCGGAAATGGGCGTTCCCCTAACGAGGGAAACTTACGGGACCTCTTCGCCGCGAAGAGGCTTGATGCGTATTGATTGA
- a CDS encoding helix-turn-helix domain-containing protein — MKVFVLALNDVFDTGLATVTDAFVTANELAEMSGIASLRFDLSIVGVRRKIKTAQGLTVPVVPAPERATPDLVIVPALGFKTPDTLEPALARAEVCEATEMLRHWAAKKVRIAAACIGTFVLGESGLLDDQEATTTWWLAPLFRRRYPKVRIDESRIIVSSGQFVTAGAALSHLDMALWLIRRVSPELAALTARYLIVDTRPSQAAYIIPSHLANADPVVERFERWARRRLAHGFSLDAAARATATSTRTLARRMQKVLGKSPLSYFQDLRVERAVHLLKVTSDGVDEIAAKVGYADGVALRLLLRRRLGRGIRELRPRPETLARIA, encoded by the coding sequence ATGAAGGTATTTGTTCTCGCGCTCAACGATGTGTTCGATACCGGCCTCGCTACTGTTACCGATGCGTTCGTCACGGCTAACGAGCTTGCCGAAATGTCGGGAATCGCGTCGCTGCGGTTCGACCTGAGCATCGTTGGCGTCCGGCGCAAAATCAAAACTGCGCAAGGATTGACCGTGCCGGTCGTTCCCGCCCCGGAACGGGCGACGCCGGATCTCGTGATCGTGCCTGCGCTCGGATTCAAAACTCCCGACACGCTCGAGCCGGCGCTGGCACGGGCTGAGGTCTGCGAAGCGACCGAGATGTTGCGCCACTGGGCGGCAAAGAAAGTCCGCATTGCCGCGGCTTGTATCGGAACCTTCGTGCTCGGCGAATCGGGTTTACTCGACGACCAGGAAGCGACCACGACGTGGTGGCTCGCGCCGCTATTCAGGCGTCGTTACCCCAAGGTCCGGATCGATGAATCGCGGATCATCGTGAGCTCAGGTCAGTTCGTCACGGCAGGTGCTGCGCTCAGCCATCTCGACATGGCGCTATGGCTCATCCGCCGCGTCAGCCCTGAGCTGGCAGCGTTGACCGCGAGATATCTCATCGTTGACACGCGGCCATCGCAAGCTGCCTACATAATCCCGAGTCATCTCGCCAATGCGGATCCGGTGGTTGAGCGCTTCGAGCGGTGGGCGCGGCGGCGTCTTGCACACGGTTTCTCGCTCGATGCGGCCGCGCGCGCCACGGCGACCAGCACGCGCACGCTCGCGCGGCGGATGCAAAAGGTATTGGGCAAGTCTCCGCTCTCGTATTTTCAGGATCTTCGGGTCGAGCGCGCGGTCCATCTGCTCAAGGTGACCTCGGATGGCGTCGACGAGATAGCCGCGAAGGTCGGCTACGCTGACGGCGTGGCGCTGCGATTGTTGTTACGTCGCAGGCTGGGACGCGGGATCCGGGAATTGCGGCCGCGTCCCGAAACGCTGGCGCGGATCGCGTAG
- a CDS encoding TerC family protein, translated as MVEVAGSLLLLIVLEIVLGIDNLVFIAILADRLPLEQRVRARRIGLTLALVARIVLLATIDAITELTQPLFFVLGRGFSGRDLILFVGGLFLLYKAVHGIHEQVEGAPGNQAPRAGAVISFRSVITQIVLLDVVFSIDSVITAVGTVDQIWVMVVAVVVAIVIMLAVAGTIADFVNRHPSVKTLALGFLLMIGMSLVADSVGFHIPKGYIYSAMAFAVLIEAIDLIAGHRRLAASGAAQRNAPG; from the coding sequence GTGGTTGAAGTCGCCGGCAGCCTGCTGCTGCTTATCGTTCTCGAGATCGTTCTCGGCATCGACAATCTCGTTTTTATAGCGATCCTGGCCGACCGTTTGCCGCTCGAACAACGCGTGCGCGCGCGGCGGATCGGATTGACGCTCGCATTGGTCGCACGAATAGTGCTGCTCGCGACGATCGACGCAATCACCGAGCTTACGCAGCCGCTCTTTTTCGTACTTGGCCGAGGTTTCTCTGGCCGCGATCTGATTCTGTTCGTTGGCGGATTGTTCCTCCTCTACAAGGCGGTGCATGGAATTCACGAACAGGTCGAAGGCGCCCCCGGCAACCAGGCTCCGCGAGCCGGCGCGGTGATCAGCTTCAGAAGCGTGATCACGCAAATAGTGCTGCTCGATGTCGTATTTTCGATCGATAGCGTGATTACCGCGGTGGGGACGGTCGATCAGATTTGGGTCATGGTGGTGGCGGTCGTGGTTGCGATCGTGATCATGCTGGCGGTGGCGGGCACGATCGCGGACTTTGTAAATCGCCATCCGTCCGTGAAGACTCTCGCGCTCGGCTTTCTCCTGATGATTGGCATGAGCCTCGTCGCCGATTCCGTGGGCTTCCACATCCCGAAGGGCTACATCTACTCGGCGATGGCGTTCGCCGTACTAATCGAAGCGATCGATCTGATCGCGGGCCATCGCCGCCTCGCCGCATCCGGTGCGGCACAGCGGAATGCGCCCGGATGA
- a CDS encoding molybdopterin-dependent oxidoreductase, whose translation MTTNGPDSSASSNSSIISRRDLLKTAGLLGAAGIFLGRGTTAFASNLVDLPFANGERSLARFPQKSDLILLRTRPPLLETPFDRFDKGVFTSNEDFYVRWHLPAIPTSIDVSTYKLRIDGHVKRPIELSLGDVLNRFNPVQMAAVNQCSGNSRGFFAPRVPGGQWGNGAMGNALWRGVALKEILNHAGIQPGAVQVRFGGLDEGEMPQTPHFLKSLDIEHAMNGEVMIAYEMNGAPLPMLNGFPLRLVVPGWYATYWVKMLSHIEVLDRPDTNYWMKTAYLIPDTPGANMHPGQKNVTMVPINRMVPRSFITNLRNGAVVPLRQRTIVRGIAFGGDTGLGSVMFSSDGGQHWSSATMGPDRGKYGFRQWEFAFDPASPGEFTLMAKAINSDGVAQPLAPNWNPGGFMRNVVESVRVRAAGA comes from the coding sequence ATGACGACGAATGGCCCGGACTCCAGCGCATCCAGCAATAGCTCTATCATCAGCCGCCGCGACCTGCTGAAGACTGCAGGCCTGCTCGGCGCGGCAGGAATTTTTCTGGGGCGCGGGACGACAGCATTTGCATCGAATCTCGTCGACCTGCCCTTTGCCAACGGCGAGCGGAGCCTGGCGCGTTTCCCGCAAAAGAGCGATCTGATCCTTCTCCGGACGCGCCCTCCTCTGCTCGAGACGCCCTTCGATCGGTTCGACAAAGGAGTCTTCACCTCCAACGAGGATTTCTACGTGCGCTGGCATCTGCCGGCGATCCCGACCTCGATCGACGTCAGCACGTACAAGTTGCGGATCGACGGGCACGTAAAGCGGCCCATCGAACTGTCACTCGGCGACGTTCTCAATCGTTTCAATCCGGTGCAGATGGCCGCGGTTAACCAATGCTCCGGCAACAGCCGCGGATTCTTCGCGCCGCGCGTGCCCGGCGGACAATGGGGTAACGGCGCGATGGGCAACGCGCTTTGGCGCGGCGTCGCGCTCAAGGAGATCCTCAACCACGCTGGCATTCAACCTGGCGCGGTTCAGGTCCGCTTCGGCGGTCTCGATGAGGGCGAAATGCCGCAGACTCCGCACTTCCTCAAATCGCTGGATATCGAGCACGCGATGAACGGCGAAGTGATGATCGCGTACGAAATGAACGGGGCGCCGTTGCCGATGCTGAACGGCTTTCCCCTGCGGCTCGTCGTGCCGGGCTGGTACGCGACCTACTGGGTCAAGATGCTGAGTCATATCGAGGTGCTCGATCGGCCCGACACTAACTACTGGATGAAGACCGCGTACCTGATACCCGATACGCCCGGCGCCAATATGCATCCGGGTCAAAAGAACGTCACGATGGTTCCGATCAATCGGATGGTGCCGCGCTCTTTCATTACGAATCTGCGCAACGGCGCCGTCGTCCCCCTGCGTCAACGCACAATCGTCCGCGGCATCGCCTTCGGCGGCGATACCGGACTCGGGAGCGTGATGTTCTCATCCGACGGCGGTCAGCATTGGTCCAGCGCGACGATGGGACCCGACCGCGGCAAGTATGGATTCCGCCAGTGGGAATTTGCTTTCGATCCCGCAAGTCCGGGCGAATTCACACTGATGGCGAAGGCGATCAACAGCGACGGCGTCGCGCAGCCGCTCGCGCCCAACTGGAACCCCGGCGGCTTCATGCGCAACGTCGTCGAGTCGGTCCGAGTTCGCGCCGCAGGAGCTTAG
- a CDS encoding LysR family transcriptional regulator produces MNYAAGKIEPGLLAAFLAVADRKTVSGAADALHLSQPAVTAQIKRLEDGLGAPLFIRSVQGMRLTARGVRLYEYAREIARLTAEAESAVTGITHPSGQLRIAASTTIASYVLPASLAAFRRANQRIDLEIIVGNTEEVLRHVRDGACPLGLVEGLARAPQVSLKPMVEDELVLIRGESSRAPEIFRIAKSVRVALDVVGLPIIWREAGSGTRAVTERALRMAGVNARKLAHEIVIGSTEGIKAAVAAGLGVAFVSRWSIQEELAHGRLVIVPLADLTVARTFHWAVPTGALPATAVAFMRHLEVDPPTLR; encoded by the coding sequence GTGAACTACGCTGCCGGTAAAATAGAGCCAGGACTGCTCGCTGCGTTTTTGGCGGTGGCCGACCGGAAAACCGTGTCTGGCGCGGCCGATGCGCTGCATCTGTCGCAGCCCGCGGTCACGGCTCAAATCAAGCGACTCGAAGACGGCCTGGGAGCGCCGCTATTTATTCGCTCGGTTCAAGGGATGCGTCTGACGGCGAGGGGCGTGCGCCTTTATGAGTACGCGCGAGAGATCGCCCGTCTTACTGCGGAAGCGGAATCCGCCGTGACCGGGATCACCCACCCTTCAGGACAGTTGAGGATAGCGGCCAGCACGACCATCGCGTCGTACGTGCTGCCGGCGTCGTTGGCAGCCTTCCGTCGCGCCAACCAGCGTATCGACCTTGAGATCATCGTGGGCAACACCGAAGAAGTTCTGCGCCACGTGCGCGATGGAGCCTGTCCGCTGGGCCTGGTCGAAGGCCTCGCACGTGCGCCGCAGGTCAGTCTGAAGCCCATGGTCGAGGATGAACTCGTGCTGATCAGGGGTGAGAGCTCGCGAGCGCCGGAGATCTTTCGAATAGCGAAATCGGTTCGCGTCGCGCTTGATGTCGTTGGGTTGCCGATCATCTGGCGCGAAGCTGGCTCGGGAACCCGTGCCGTCACCGAACGCGCGTTGCGCATGGCGGGCGTGAATGCGCGAAAGCTCGCGCACGAAATAGTGATCGGCAGCACGGAGGGAATAAAGGCCGCCGTGGCTGCGGGGCTGGGCGTCGCGTTCGTCTCGCGCTGGAGTATCCAGGAGGAGCTCGCCCACGGCCGGCTCGTGATAGTTCCGCTGGCCGATCTCACCGTCGCGCGAACCTTTCACTGGGCGGTGCCAACCGGAGCATTGCCGGCGACGGCGGTGGCCTTCATGCGTCACCTGGAGGTAGATCCGCCAACTCTCAGATAG
- a CDS encoding NAD(P)/FAD-dependent oxidoreductase, with protein sequence MSSNAPDKPLLASMGAPARERHPQEYYEEIKKKFAEERDLRLGYRPEGTRQFTSDLSGEFSRYEIDPYSGEIEPRAPINDTVECLFIGGGFSALLTSARLRERGVESIRIVERGGDVGGTWYWNRYPGAACDVVAYDYLPLLDETGYVPTRHYAKAPEIFGYCQMIAKRYNLYDLAVFQTTVTSTVWDEAEKLWHVETDRGDHMKAKFVICANGTLSKPKLSKINGMEKFKGHSFHTSRWDYDYCGANLEKLHDKVVGIIGTGATAVQAIGGLGANAKELYVFQRTPSSIDVKDDWPTDEEWAKKLQPGWQAKRRERARLEARRMEPRVEQTEISREEKIRKQENANIDYMMRIHKRIEEIVKDKATAESLKPWYMFMCKRPCFDNDYLPTYNLPTVHLIDTHGKGINEITENGPVFEGKEYKLDLLIYATGFEVQKTGIYNQIKGVGGRELNEKYAEGIRTMVGIHSQGYPNLFIMGGYQASFQFNLTDMLQAQGDHIAACIDYTRRNGYDTIDVKPESEEWWVQEVINNRGKTSRNQECTPGYYNFEGEFQRRQDGNYNGGFNKYCTHMEDVQAKMGDHFVFTRK encoded by the coding sequence GTGAGCAGCAACGCCCCCGATAAGCCGCTCCTCGCGAGCATGGGTGCTCCGGCCCGCGAGCGCCATCCGCAAGAGTATTACGAAGAAATCAAGAAGAAGTTCGCCGAGGAACGCGATCTGCGGCTCGGCTATCGCCCCGAGGGAACCAGGCAGTTCACCTCCGATCTGTCGGGCGAGTTCTCGCGCTACGAGATCGATCCGTATAGCGGCGAAATCGAGCCGCGCGCGCCGATCAACGATACCGTCGAATGCCTTTTCATCGGTGGCGGATTCTCGGCGCTGCTGACCTCGGCGCGGCTGCGCGAGCGCGGCGTCGAGAGTATCCGTATCGTGGAGCGCGGCGGCGACGTCGGCGGCACCTGGTACTGGAATCGCTATCCCGGCGCGGCCTGCGACGTCGTCGCGTATGACTACCTGCCGCTGCTCGACGAGACCGGCTACGTGCCGACGCGGCACTACGCCAAGGCGCCCGAGATCTTCGGCTACTGCCAGATGATCGCGAAGCGCTACAACCTGTACGATCTCGCCGTGTTCCAGACCACCGTCACGTCGACGGTGTGGGATGAAGCCGAGAAGCTGTGGCATGTCGAGACCGATCGCGGCGATCACATGAAGGCGAAGTTCGTGATCTGCGCGAACGGCACGCTCTCCAAGCCCAAGCTCTCAAAGATCAACGGAATGGAAAAGTTCAAGGGCCATTCCTTCCACACTTCGCGCTGGGACTACGACTACTGCGGCGCGAATCTTGAGAAACTCCACGACAAGGTCGTGGGAATTATCGGTACCGGCGCGACTGCCGTGCAGGCGATCGGCGGGCTCGGTGCGAATGCCAAGGAGCTCTACGTCTTTCAGCGCACACCATCATCAATCGACGTCAAGGACGATTGGCCTACCGACGAGGAGTGGGCGAAGAAGTTGCAGCCCGGATGGCAGGCGAAACGGCGCGAGCGCGCGCGGCTTGAAGCGCGGCGGATGGAACCGCGGGTCGAGCAGACCGAAATTTCGCGCGAAGAAAAAATCCGCAAGCAGGAAAACGCCAACATCGATTACATGATGCGCATCCACAAGCGTATCGAGGAGATCGTCAAGGACAAGGCGACGGCGGAATCGCTCAAGCCATGGTACATGTTCATGTGCAAGCGGCCGTGCTTCGACAACGATTACCTGCCGACCTATAACCTGCCGACCGTGCATCTCATCGACACCCACGGCAAGGGCATCAACGAGATCACTGAAAACGGCCCGGTGTTCGAGGGCAAGGAATACAAGCTCGACCTGCTGATTTACGCGACCGGCTTCGAAGTGCAAAAGACCGGCATCTACAATCAGATCAAAGGCGTGGGCGGGCGCGAGCTGAATGAGAAATACGCCGAGGGCATCCGCACGATGGTCGGGATCCACTCGCAGGGTTACCCGAACCTGTTCATCATGGGCGGCTACCAGGCGTCGTTCCAGTTCAACCTCACCGACATGCTGCAGGCGCAGGGTGATCATATCGCCGCGTGTATCGACTACACGCGGCGCAACGGCTACGACACGATCGACGTGAAGCCGGAGTCCGAGGAATGGTGGGTGCAGGAAGTCATCAACAATCGCGGCAAGACCAGCCGCAACCAGGAATGCACTCCCGGTTATTACAACTTCGAGGGTGAGTTCCAGCGCCGCCAGGACGGCAACTACAACGGCGGCTTCAACAAGTACTGCACGCACATGGAAGACGTGCAGGCGAAGATGGGCGATCACTTCGTCTTCACCAGGAAGTAA